Genomic DNA from Streptomyces sp. NBC_01571:
CGCCGCCGAGGCGCTGCGCTCGGTCGGTCTGGGCGAGCGCCTGACGCACGCGCCGTCCGAACTCTCCGGCGGCCAGCAGCAGCGTGTCGCCATCGCGCGTGCCCTGGTCAAGAAACCGAAGGTGCTCCTCGCGGACGAGCCGACCGGCAACCTGGACGAGGGCACCCGTGACGACATCATGGGGTTGCTGGAGGGGTTGTGGCACGAGTACGGGCTGACCTTCGTCCTGGTCACCCACGACTCGTCGATCGCCCGCCGGGCGCCGCGTCTCGCCACCATCAGGGCGGGGCGGATCACGCTGACCGAGCGGGGCGGCAGCGGCACGCGGCGCGCCGAGCCCCGGCACTCCGTCGGCTGAGGGGGCGGCGGACGGCGGTGAGGGGCGGCGGGAGCGGGCGGGAGCGGCGTTCGGCACGCGAGCCGGGGGAAGGGGCCGGAGATCCGGCCCCTTCCCCCGTTCTCCGTACGGGCGTTACGGGTGTCACAGGTGTTACGTGCGCTGCGGCTGCTACGGGTCCTACGCCTGGCCCGTCTCGAAGCGGGTGATCCTGCCGCCGTCGACAGTGAAGCTCCACCGCGTCTTCATCTCGCCCCAGGTGTCGTTGCTGTAGCGGACGACGAGGGCGTGGCCGCCCCGGGACTCGTTGTCGACGTCCATGTGGCCGTGGGAGGAGAAGATCTCCTGCTCGGTCCAGTCGGCGAGGTCCCGGTCGGAGCCGTCGTCGGACATGGTCGCACCGGGCGCGAGGACGGCCTCGAACGCCTCTCGGTCGTGGGCGTTCACAGCGGTGACGAAGGCCCGCACGGCCGGGTCGCTGAGTCTGGCTACCTGAATCGTCATGGCAGTCAGCGTCACACCGCTCCCGCCGGCCCGCCACCCGTCCCACCGCGCGGCCGGCCCCGGTCGACCGCACGAACAGCCCCCGGACAGCCACCCGAACAGCCGCGCGCGCCGGGTGCGGGACGGCGGCACGGGCGACGGTGGACGAAGGCCGGCGGAGGAAGCACGCCGTCATCACGCGAGCCCGGTTGGGAGCCACCGTGACCTGTTTCGACCGTAGAGACCTCGGACTGCTGCTGCTCCGTCTGGGCACGGGCGGCGTGCTGGCCGCGCACGGGGCGCAGAAGCTGTTCGGCTGGTTCGGCGGGGGCGGGCTCTCCGGGACGGGAATGGCCATGGCGGCGATGGGTTACGTGCCCGGGAAGCGGAGCGCGCTCGCGGCGGGCCTCGCCGAGGCGGGCGGCGGCACACTGCTCGCGCTGGGCCTCGCGACACCCGCGGCCGGTGCCTCCGCGGCCGGTGCGATGACGGGCGCGACCGCGGTGCACCGGCCGCACGGGTTCTTCGCCCAGGAGGGCGGCTACGAGTACGCGGCCTCGCTGGGCCTGACGGCGGCGGGCCTCGCCGTGACGGGCCCCGGCCGGATCTCGCTGGACCATCTGCTCGGCCACACCGTGAACCGGGGCTGGATGATCCCCGCAGCGCTGGGGGTGACGGCCGCGGCCACGCTGGCCGTGGTGGGCGCGCGTAACAACCGGGTGCGGCGGGCCGCCGAGGGTGAACAGCCCACGCTGTTCGACGAGTAGGAACGGTTCCACGGCTCTCCCGGGCGACGGGTCCACGAACAGGCGTCGGGAGCACCGCCCCTGGGGAGGCTGGTCCCATGGCTGATGAAGACGTCTGGGACTCGATCGACCGCCTGCACGACTGGCTCGACGCCGACCGGTCGCGAGAGGGTCACCCGCACGACGACCGGACGCACGTAGACCGGGCGCACGACGGCCGTGAGGAGCTGCTCCTGCGCATCCTGAAGCTGTCGGAGGAGGTCGGCGAGGTGGCCCGGGCGGTGATCGGCGCGACCGGTCAGAACCCGCGCAAGGGCACCACGCACACGTGGGACGACGTACGGGCCGAGCTCTGCGACGTCGTGATCACGGGCCTGGTCGCTCTGCGCACCCTGGGGCCGGACGCGCGCGAGGTGTTCACGGCCCACCTGGCGGGCGTCACGGACCGGTCGCTGGGGACGGACCGCGGCTCCGGGTGAACTGCCGCCGGTGCCACGGGAGTCCTCCGGGCGACCGGGTTCGCGGTCGGAGGCCGGGACGTACCGCGCGGGGGGCTCCGTACCGTCGTACCGCCGTCTGAGAGGGTGACCGTATGCGCCTCATTCTCGTCCGCCACGGACAGACACCGTCCAATGTGGAGTTCCTGCTGGACACCGCCACGCCGGGGCCGGGGCTCACGGCCCTCGGGGAGAAACAGGCCGCCGCGCTGCCCCAGGCCCTGGCGGACGAGAAGATCGACGCGCTGTACGCCTCCACGCTGACCCGCGCCCAGCTGACCGCCGCTCCGCTGGCGGCCGCGCGCGGGCTGGAGGTGCGCGTCCGGGAGGGTATCCGCGAGCTGTCCGCCGGGGACCTGGAGATGCTGCGCGGGGACACCAAGGAGGCGCGGGCGTACCTCACGACGGCGTTCGCCTGGGCATCCGGGGAGACCGCGCTGCGGATGCCGGGCGGGGAGAGCGGCACGGAGGCACTGGGCCGGTTCGACGCGGTGGTCGCGGAGGCGGCGGAGAGCGCGGCGGGCGCCGTCGCGATGGTCAGTCACGGCGCCGCGATCCGGGTGTGGACGGCGGCACGCGCGCGCAACGTCGAGGTGTCCTTCGCGACCGGCCACCGGCTGGACAACACGGACGTGGTGATCCTGGAGGGTTCCCCGGAGGACGGCTGGACGGCCGTGTCCTGGGCGGGCACACCGCTGGACGAAGCGGCTTCCGGCCGGGAGAGCGGGCCCACGGGACAGCCGCTGGGTCCCGCCGGGGAGTCGGCGGTTCCGAACGAGTAGGCCGCCGGCGCTCGCGGGCTGCCGCCCGGCGGAGGGACGACGGCCTCCTGCCGGCCGCCGCCTCCCCGTCCGGCGCCCGCGGGCTGCCGCTGGGCCGGCCTGTCCGCTCCCCCCGGGAATTCCTGCCCGGCCCATCGGGTCATCGGGTCCCCGCCCGGGTCACCCCAGCCAGCGGGTCACCCGGTCGCCGGGTCACCGCGGAGACCTCACCCCGGCGGCATGTTGTACGGCGTGACCACCTGGATCGCCGACGGGAGGAGCGGGCCCTCGTCCGGGAGTGCCTGGTGGGCCCGCATGATGGTCTGGCAGGCGCGGCGCATGTCCTGGCGCAGGTCGTGATGGAGCACCGCGGACAGCCGCCGCTCCCCCAGGAGCCGGGTGTTGTCGTGGTCCAGGTCGTGCGCGACGAAGGCCAGCAGGTCCCGGCCGAGCGTGTCGAAGGCCTCGATGGTCGCGGTGTTCCCGCCGCCGATGGAGTAGACGGCGTTGATCTCCGGGTCCCGCTCCAGGGCCTCGCGGACGAGTTCCCGCTGGGTGGAGTCGAGCCCGTCGCTGTCGGTGACCTCGACCAGCCGGCGTTCCGGCCGCGCGGCGCGCATCTCGCTGCGGAAGCCCATCTCGCGCTCCTCCTCGTTGCGGAAGGAGCCCCGGCTGATGGTGACGAGCACATGGCCGGGACCGTCGCCGAGCCACTGCCGGACCAGGTAGGCGGCGGTCGCTCCGGCGGCCCGGTTGTCGATGCCGACGTACGCCCTGCGCGGGCTGCTGGGCAGGTCCGTCACGAGCGTGACCACGGGGATGCCGGCCGCCACCAGCCGTCCGACCGCGGTGGTGACCTCGGGCACGTCGGGCGCCTTGAGGATCACTCCCTGCGAGCCGCGCGCGGCGATCCTGTCCAGGTCCTTCACCAGCTCCGCGGCGGGGTCCGTCTCACGGAAGTGGAAGCGTGAGCGCACGATCGCCGGGTGCAGGGACGGCAGTTCGGCCTCCAGGGCGTCGCGCACCGCGGACGAGAACCGCTCGGGTGTCTGCATCACGATGTCGATCATGAAGGTGCGCCCGCCGATACGGACCTGGGTGCGCTGGCGGTCCAGGTCCTCGATGGCCTGCCGGACCTCCCGGGCCGTGCTCTCGCGGACGCCGCCCCGGTGGTTGAGGACCCGGTCGACCGTCGCCTCGCTCAGTCCGGCCTGACGGGCGATCTCACGGATCGTATAGGGGTGTCCCATGGCTGTTCCCGGGGTCGGTGATGGGTTTTTGATGGGTTTCTGCTCATTGAATGATGGGCTCGGGTTCATAAGACTGACGGAAACGGCCGCGCGGCGAAAGGACCCTGCATGGCTTCCCGGAATGCGGGACCTCGGATGTGGCTGAGCGGGGAGACGGACTGCGACCTCGACGCCTTGCGCGCGCTGGTCGCCGAGCGCACCGATCCGCGCGACTACCCGCACGCCGCCGAAGTCGAGCGCAACGTCCCGCTCTACGACAGCGACCGTGTCCGGGCGGCCGACCCGACGGCACTGCGGACCGAGTGGGTGCGCGCGCTGCTGGACGGGCCCGGCATCGTGGTGCTCCGGGGCGCGTTCGCGGACCTGGACGTGGTGGACCGGGCCTCGGACGTCTTCCGCGCGCTGATCGAGCGGGAGCGGGCGAGCGGCACGGCCCGCGGCGACCACTTCGCGAAGCCCGGCGCCAACGACCGGGTGTGGAGCGCCCTGGACAAGACGGCCCTGCACGCTCCCGACGTCTTCGCCGACTACTACGCCAACGACATGCTGGCCCTGGTCTGCGAGGCCTGGCTCGGCCCCGGCTACCAGGTCACCTCCCAGATCAACGTGGTCAACCCGGGCGGCGCGGCGCAGAGCGTGCACCGGGACTACCACCTCGGTTTCCTCTCCGACGAACGGGCGGCCCGCTATCCGGCGCACGTCCACCGGCTCTCCCCCGTGCTCACCCTGCAGGGCGCGGTGGCGCACTGCGACATGCCCGTGGAGTCCGGCCCGACGCTCTACCTGCCGCACTCGCAGAAGTACGAGCCCGGCTATCTGGCCTGGCGGCGCCCGGAGTTCATCGCGTACTTCGAGGAGCACCACGTGCAACTGCCGCTGGCCAAGGGGGACGCGGTCTTCTTCAACCCCGCGCTCTTCCACGCGGCGGGCCACAACCGCACGACGGACGTCAGGCGGATGGCGAACCTGCTGCAGATCTCCTCCGCGTTCGGCCGGGCGATGGAGACGGTGGACCGGGAGGCGATGGTGAACGCGCTGTTCCCGGTGCTGCTGCGGCGCCGGGGCGAG
This window encodes:
- a CDS encoding phytanoyl-CoA dioxygenase family protein; amino-acid sequence: MASRNAGPRMWLSGETDCDLDALRALVAERTDPRDYPHAAEVERNVPLYDSDRVRAADPTALRTEWVRALLDGPGIVVLRGAFADLDVVDRASDVFRALIERERASGTARGDHFAKPGANDRVWSALDKTALHAPDVFADYYANDMLALVCEAWLGPGYQVTSQINVVNPGGAAQSVHRDYHLGFLSDERAARYPAHVHRLSPVLTLQGAVAHCDMPVESGPTLYLPHSQKYEPGYLAWRRPEFIAYFEEHHVQLPLAKGDAVFFNPALFHAAGHNRTTDVRRMANLLQISSAFGRAMETVDREAMVNALFPVLLRRRGEGVGEAWLRRVVAASAEGYPFPTDLDLDPPLEGLAPPSQADTVWRAVAEEWDPPRLRRELRAGAERRRT
- a CDS encoding LacI family DNA-binding transcriptional regulator — its product is MGHPYTIREIARQAGLSEATVDRVLNHRGGVRESTAREVRQAIEDLDRQRTQVRIGGRTFMIDIVMQTPERFSSAVRDALEAELPSLHPAIVRSRFHFRETDPAAELVKDLDRIAARGSQGVILKAPDVPEVTTAVGRLVAAGIPVVTLVTDLPSSPRRAYVGIDNRAAGATAAYLVRQWLGDGPGHVLVTISRGSFRNEEEREMGFRSEMRAARPERRLVEVTDSDGLDSTQRELVREALERDPEINAVYSIGGGNTATIEAFDTLGRDLLAFVAHDLDHDNTRLLGERRLSAVLHHDLRQDMRRACQTIMRAHQALPDEGPLLPSAIQVVTPYNMPPG
- a CDS encoding DoxX family protein, which translates into the protein MTCFDRRDLGLLLLRLGTGGVLAAHGAQKLFGWFGGGGLSGTGMAMAAMGYVPGKRSALAAGLAEAGGGTLLALGLATPAAGASAAGAMTGATAVHRPHGFFAQEGGYEYAASLGLTAAGLAVTGPGRISLDHLLGHTVNRGWMIPAALGVTAAATLAVVGARNNRVRRAAEGEQPTLFDE
- a CDS encoding MazG-like family protein gives rise to the protein MADEDVWDSIDRLHDWLDADRSREGHPHDDRTHVDRAHDGREELLLRILKLSEEVGEVARAVIGATGQNPRKGTTHTWDDVRAELCDVVITGLVALRTLGPDAREVFTAHLAGVTDRSLGTDRGSG
- a CDS encoding histidine phosphatase family protein gives rise to the protein MRLILVRHGQTPSNVEFLLDTATPGPGLTALGEKQAAALPQALADEKIDALYASTLTRAQLTAAPLAAARGLEVRVREGIRELSAGDLEMLRGDTKEARAYLTTAFAWASGETALRMPGGESGTEALGRFDAVVAEAAESAAGAVAMVSHGAAIRVWTAARARNVEVSFATGHRLDNTDVVILEGSPEDGWTAVSWAGTPLDEAASGRESGPTGQPLGPAGESAVPNE
- a CDS encoding nuclear transport factor 2 family protein, with the protein product MTIQVARLSDPAVRAFVTAVNAHDREAFEAVLAPGATMSDDGSDRDLADWTEQEIFSSHGHMDVDNESRGGHALVVRYSNDTWGEMKTRWSFTVDGGRITRFETGQA